The following are from one region of the Escherichia sp. E4742 genome:
- a CDS encoding winged helix-turn-helix domain-containing protein, whose protein sequence is MYWIINDNIEFWPEHRKLISVHDAELNAVLTTPASRCLSLLLEAFPDVVAQQDFFSRVWEEEGMRVPVNTLYQNISIIRRGFRTVGETNHSLIATVPRKGFKLSNDVSIENHVIIPSADAQKTISPQCLNVKDEFKETSAHPDNYLRNIVRLSKNYLPMLSAFSVGLLTAFFLWHNSQPKSFFKDYKTVAQINGCHFNVTEDSIDGLKDLNKYKNRILGSGIDCKKYPWLYFPLDKSSPGLIVMACKKNYSNNTVADCLTLSYRGVNHDSL, encoded by the coding sequence ATGTACTGGATTATTAACGATAATATTGAGTTCTGGCCAGAGCACAGAAAATTAATTTCGGTACATGACGCCGAGCTTAACGCCGTTCTGACAACGCCAGCAAGCAGGTGCTTATCGCTGCTACTTGAAGCCTTTCCTGATGTGGTTGCACAACAGGATTTTTTCTCCAGAGTCTGGGAAGAAGAAGGCATGCGAGTACCGGTCAACACGTTATATCAAAATATATCGATTATCAGACGCGGGTTTCGCACGGTTGGTGAAACCAACCATTCGCTTATTGCAACCGTACCGAGAAAAGGTTTTAAGCTCAGTAATGATGTAAGCATAGAAAACCATGTAATAATCCCTTCTGCAGATGCACAAAAGACCATATCTCCCCAATGCTTGAACGTTAAAGATGAGTTTAAAGAGACAAGTGCTCATCCAGATAATTATCTCAGAAATATAGTCAGGCTATCTAAAAATTATTTACCCATGCTAAGTGCATTTTCCGTAGGTTTGCTTACCGCATTTTTTCTCTGGCACAATAGTCAGCCCAAATCATTCTTTAAAGATTACAAAACTGTTGCACAAATAAATGGTTGTCATTTCAACGTTACAGAAGATAGCATTGATGGGCTGAAAGATCTCAATAAATATAAGAACCGTATATTAGGATCTGGAATTGATTGTAAAAAGTACCCCTGGCTATATTTCCCCCTCGATAAGTCATCTCCCGGATTGATTGTTATGGCATGCAAAAAAAACTATAGTAATAACACAGTTGCAGACTGTTTAACTCTATCGTATCGTGGAGTTAACCATGATTCGTTATAA
- a CDS encoding amino acid permease gives MSKIWSKEETLWSFALYGTAVGAGTLFLPIQLGSAGAVVLFITALVAWPLTYWPHKALCQFILSSKTSAGEGITGAVTHYYGKKIGNLITTLYFIAFFVVVLIYAVAITNSLTEQLAKHMVIDLRIRMLVSLGVVLILNLIFLMGRHATIRVMGFLVFPLIAYFLFLSFYLVGSWQPALLTTQVEFNQNTLHQIWISIPVMVFAFSHTPIISTFAIDRREKYGEHAMDKCKKIMKVAYLIICVSVLFFVFSCLLSIPPSYIETAKEEGVTILSALSMLPNAPAWLSISGIIVAVVAMSKSFLGTYFGVIEGATELVKTTLQQAGVKKSRAFNRALSIMLVSLITFIVCCINPNAISMIYAISGPLIAMILFIMPTLSTYLIPALKPWRSIGNLITLIVGILCVSVMFFS, from the coding sequence ATGTCTAAAATTTGGTCAAAAGAAGAAACTCTCTGGAGCTTCGCACTTTACGGCACAGCCGTTGGCGCAGGCACGCTCTTTCTCCCTATTCAGCTAGGTTCAGCGGGAGCGGTAGTCCTGTTTATTACAGCACTGGTCGCATGGCCTTTAACATATTGGCCACATAAGGCCCTGTGCCAGTTCATCCTTTCTTCAAAAACATCCGCAGGCGAAGGGATTACTGGCGCAGTAACTCATTACTATGGCAAGAAGATCGGCAATCTGATTACCACTCTTTACTTCATTGCTTTTTTTGTCGTCGTGTTGATATATGCAGTGGCAATCACCAATTCGCTGACAGAACAACTGGCAAAGCATATGGTCATCGACCTGCGCATTCGTATGCTGGTGAGTCTGGGTGTTGTGTTAATTCTGAATCTCATCTTTCTGATGGGGCGCCATGCCACAATTCGGGTAATGGGATTTTTGGTGTTTCCACTAATTGCCTATTTCTTATTTCTTTCTTTCTACCTCGTCGGTAGCTGGCAACCAGCTCTATTAACTACCCAGGTAGAGTTCAATCAGAATACCCTTCACCAGATATGGATATCGATTCCCGTGATGGTTTTCGCCTTTAGCCATACGCCCATTATTTCTACGTTTGCTATTGATAGACGTGAAAAATATGGCGAACACGCTATGGATAAATGCAAAAAAATTATGAAAGTCGCTTATCTCATCATCTGCGTGAGCGTACTTTTCTTCGTCTTTAGCTGCCTGTTATCAATACCACCTTCTTATATTGAAACAGCTAAAGAGGAGGGCGTTACCATTTTATCGGCACTTTCTATGCTGCCAAATGCCCCTGCATGGTTGTCGATTTCCGGAATAATTGTCGCGGTTGTAGCAATGTCTAAATCATTTTTAGGCACCTACTTTGGTGTTATTGAAGGTGCAACGGAATTAGTCAAAACAACGCTACAGCAGGCAGGGGTTAAAAAAAGCCGTGCATTTAACCGCGCGCTATCAATTATGTTAGTATCACTGATTACTTTCATCGTTTGCTGCATAAACCCTAATGCAATTTCGATGATTTATGCGATCAGTGGTCCACTTATTGCCATGATTCTTTTTATCATGCCAACGCTGTCAACATATCTCATCCCGGCACTTAAGCCCTGGCGCTCCATCGGAAATCTAATTACGTTGATCGTCGGTATCCTGTGCGTATCGGTAATGTTCTTTAGCTAA
- a CDS encoding acetyl-CoA C-acetyltransferase produces MKDVVIVGALRTPIGCFRGALAGHSAVELGSLVVKALLERTGVAAHAVDEVILGQVLTAGAGQNPARQSAIKGGLPNSVSAITINDVCGSGLKALHLATQAIQCGEADIVIAGGQENMSRAPHVLTDSRTGAQLGDSQLVDSLVHDGLWDAFNDYHIGVTAENLAREYGISRQLQDAYALSSQQKARAAIDAGRFNDEIVPVRTQNNGQLLIVDTDEQPRTDASAEGLASLNPSFDRHGSVTAGNASSINDGAAAVMMMSEAKARELNLPVLARIRAFASVGVDPALMGIAPVYATRRCLERVGWQLSDVDLIEANEAFAAQALSVGKMLEWDERRVNVNGGAIALGHPIGASGCRILVSLVHEMVKRNARKGLATLCIGGGQGVALTIERDDPI; encoded by the coding sequence ATGAAAGACGTTGTGATTGTCGGTGCGTTACGAACACCTATCGGCTGCTTTCGTGGAGCGTTGGCTGGCCATTCTGCCGTAGAACTTGGTAGCCTGGTCGTGAAAGCGTTATTAGAACGCACTGGCGTTGCTGCACATGCGGTGGATGAAGTGATTCTGGGGCAGGTTCTGACCGCAGGGGCTGGGCAGAATCCGGCACGGCAATCGGCCATTAAAGGTGGTCTACCCAACAGTGTTTCGGCAATTACGATTAATGATGTTTGTGGTTCCGGGTTAAAAGCACTGCACCTTGCCACACAAGCGATCCAGTGTGGCGAGGCTGATATTGTCATCGCCGGTGGTCAGGAAAACATGAGTCGCGCACCACATGTCCTGACTGATAGCCGTACCGGAGCACAGCTTGGTGATAGCCAACTGGTTGATAGTCTGGTGCATGATGGCTTATGGGATGCATTCAATGATTACCATATTGGTGTCACTGCCGAAAATCTGGCGCGTGAATATGGTATCAGCCGTCAATTACAAGATGCCTATGCACTTAGTTCACAACAAAAAGCGCGGGCGGCCATTGACGCTGGACGATTCAACGATGAGATTGTCCCGGTAAGAACGCAAAACAATGGGCAACTATTGATTGTTGATACCGATGAGCAGCCGCGTACGGATGCCAGTGCAGAAGGGCTGGCTAGCTTAAATCCGTCATTTGATCGCCACGGTTCTGTTACTGCGGGTAATGCTTCATCTATTAATGATGGTGCTGCTGCAGTAATGATGATGAGCGAAGCCAAAGCGCGAGAATTGAATTTACCCGTGCTGGCACGTATTCGCGCCTTTGCCAGTGTTGGTGTTGATCCTGCGCTGATGGGTATTGCTCCGGTATATGCGACTCGCCGTTGCCTTGAGCGTGTGGGCTGGCAGCTTTCTGATGTCGATCTTATTGAGGCTAATGAAGCGTTTGCCGCGCAGGCGCTTTCCGTTGGCAAAATGCTCGAATGGGATGAACGTCGGGTCAATGTTAACGGTGGCGCAATTGCGTTGGGTCACCCGATTGGCGCATCCGGTTGCCGTATTCTGGTTTCTTTGGTCCATGAAATGGTAAAACGCAATGCGCGTAAAGGGCTGGCTACACTTTGTATTGGCGGTGGTCAGGGCGTGGCGTTAACTATTGAACGTGACGACCCGATCTAA
- a CDS encoding winged helix-turn-helix domain-containing protein, producing the protein MDLENKFSYHFPDGIILTEDGILTKGNEEFYIPPKELGVLFVLLESAANVVSKDAIIESVWKNVIVSDESLTRCIYSLRCIFERIGYNRCIETIYRKGYRFSGQVFKIKENQDNAPGSTIALFPFTISHSSQDPLALNQELVQLISNKKTDDLYIYPMTATQYCIDNKSQTAFLARFKPDYFVTGRISKYDASNSLYIEVIDAKSFYLIASTHLQADDIQKISHFIISNLYLAMKKPKVEPGFMSRHVPSDENILSAEMSAGKNELNEFTPESIANAITIFESVKNKSNAQSITNECYCLLAECHMSMALHGLYELKHATQKALAFIDKVSDKNIFDGNILGIMGLITGLSGQTTASRIFFDHAQTQVLDVASLYYYKTLVNIYNERIEDAIACIDQSLLLEPKRHKTTVIKKCIDVYVSTTHNERNAFSYHGTEKEYHLVIINNIQKLKQLTKGNSITDFDAQYEVA; encoded by the coding sequence ATGGATTTAGAAAATAAGTTCTCATATCATTTCCCTGATGGAATCATACTTACAGAGGATGGTATTCTTACAAAAGGGAATGAGGAATTTTACATCCCGCCGAAAGAACTCGGTGTATTATTTGTATTGCTTGAATCTGCGGCAAATGTTGTATCCAAAGATGCGATTATCGAATCTGTATGGAAAAATGTAATTGTAAGTGACGAATCCCTTACACGATGCATCTATTCATTAAGATGTATTTTTGAAAGAATTGGCTACAACCGTTGCATTGAAACCATATATAGAAAAGGTTATCGATTCAGTGGGCAAGTATTCAAGATAAAAGAAAATCAAGATAATGCTCCAGGCAGCACTATTGCTTTATTTCCATTTACAATATCTCACAGTAGTCAGGATCCATTAGCGCTTAATCAGGAACTTGTACAACTAATCTCAAATAAAAAAACCGACGATCTATATATATATCCAATGACTGCAACCCAGTATTGCATAGATAATAAATCTCAGACAGCCTTCCTGGCCAGGTTCAAACCCGATTATTTTGTCACAGGAAGAATCAGCAAATATGATGCTTCAAATAGTTTATATATTGAAGTAATCGATGCAAAAAGTTTTTATCTTATTGCCAGCACACATCTTCAGGCAGATGACATACAAAAAATCTCACACTTTATAATTAGTAACTTATATCTGGCAATGAAGAAACCTAAAGTAGAACCAGGTTTTATGTCCCGACACGTACCTTCTGATGAAAATATTTTATCAGCCGAAATGTCTGCTGGAAAAAATGAACTGAATGAATTCACGCCTGAAAGCATTGCCAATGCAATAACTATATTTGAAAGTGTTAAAAATAAATCTAATGCTCAGTCAATAACCAATGAATGCTATTGCCTGTTGGCTGAATGTCATATGTCTATGGCACTTCATGGTCTATACGAACTTAAACATGCAACTCAAAAAGCATTGGCCTTTATAGATAAGGTATCTGATAAAAATATTTTCGATGGGAATATTTTAGGAATTATGGGACTGATAACCGGTCTTTCCGGACAAACGACTGCATCACGCATTTTTTTTGACCATGCACAGACACAAGTATTAGATGTAGCCTCCTTGTATTACTATAAGACACTGGTAAATATATATAACGAAAGAATTGAAGATGCCATCGCTTGTATAGACCAGTCACTGCTACTTGAACCCAAAAGACATAAAACTACTGTAATAAAAAAATGCATTGATGTATATGTTTCTACTACACACAATGAAAGAAACGCATTCTCTTATCACGGCACAGAGAAAGAATATCATTTAGTTATTATCAATAACATTCAAAAACTGAAGCAATTGACAAAAGGTAACAGCATTACTGATTTTGATGCTCAATATGAGGTAGCTTGA
- the actS gene encoding amidase activator ActS, which translates to MSAGRLNKKTLGIVMLLSVGLLLAGCSGSKSSDTGTYSGSVYTVKRGDTLYRISRTTGTSVKELARLNDISPPYTIEIGQKLKLGGAKKSSNGTRKSTGKSTTKTASVTPSSAVSKSSWPPVGQRCWLWPTSGKVIMPYSMADGGNKGIDIAAARGTPIYAAGAGKVVYVGNQLRGYGNLIMIKHSEDYITAYAHNDTMLVNNGQSVKAGQKIATMGSTDAESVRLHFQIRYRATAIDPLRYLPPQGSKPKC; encoded by the coding sequence TTGAGCGCAGGACGCCTGAATAAAAAAACTCTGGGTATCGTGATGCTGTTATCGGTAGGGCTGCTTCTGGCTGGCTGCTCGGGTAGCAAATCATCAGATACAGGAACGTATTCCGGCTCCGTTTACACCGTGAAACGGGGGGATACGCTTTATCGTATTTCACGCACCACGGGAACCAGCGTAAAAGAGCTAGCCCGACTCAACGATATCTCCCCCCCCTATACCATAGAAATCGGCCAAAAGCTGAAACTGGGTGGGGCGAAAAAAAGTAGTAACGGCACGCGCAAATCCACCGGCAAATCGACGACAAAAACAGCGTCAGTGACACCGTCTTCGGCCGTTTCGAAATCTTCATGGCCGCCGGTTGGGCAACGTTGCTGGTTATGGCCAACGAGCGGAAAGGTTATTATGCCTTACTCAATGGCAGATGGCGGCAATAAAGGGATTGATATTGCGGCGGCACGCGGGACCCCAATATACGCTGCAGGTGCCGGGAAAGTGGTATATGTGGGTAATCAGCTGCGTGGTTACGGTAATCTTATAATGATTAAACACAGTGAAGATTACATTACTGCTTATGCCCATAACGACACGATGCTGGTGAACAATGGGCAAAGTGTTAAAGCCGGGCAAAAGATAGCGACTATGGGGAGTACTGATGCGGAATCCGTGCGGCTACATTTCCAGATTCGCTACCGTGCTACGGCAATAGATCCTTTGCGCTACTTGCCGCCACAGGGTAGCAAGCCAAAGTGCTGA